One Streptomyces sp. NBC_00223 genomic window carries:
- a CDS encoding sugar ABC transporter permease — translation MTTNTATGRAQGTVLPPGPPSEGNWARERLQRLRTGDFGPLPVVLGLVVISLVFQIANGRFLSPQNLSNLSLQIASTGVIALGIVFVLIIGEIDLSAGSVSGITSAAMVVLSINMGWPPVLAIVLAIVFGAAIGLFHGFIFTKLGVPSFVLTLGGLLAWQGGQLLVLGNQGTINIPYNGAIASLANTTLPAWIGYVIALLYAVAAFGRTFLTARRRLERGLTVRPLTGGLVRASVITALILAATTVFAQWHGIPLSLIIFVGLVVMVDVLLRGTTFGRKLFAVGGNAEAARRAGIQVGTVKVIAFTIASSLAAFGGVLAASRLFAVNQASGGSDVLLNAIAAAVIGGTSLFGGRGSAYSALLGMLVIGAVSNGMDLLNQTSAVKYVITGTVLVAAVVIDSLARRGRAASGR, via the coding sequence GTGACCACGAACACCGCCACCGGCCGCGCGCAGGGCACTGTCCTGCCGCCCGGACCGCCATCGGAGGGGAACTGGGCGCGCGAGCGCCTCCAGCGCCTGCGCACCGGTGACTTCGGACCGCTGCCCGTCGTCCTCGGCCTCGTCGTCATCTCGCTGGTCTTCCAGATCGCGAACGGGCGGTTCCTCTCGCCGCAGAACCTGTCCAACCTGAGCCTGCAGATCGCCTCGACCGGCGTCATCGCGCTCGGCATCGTGTTCGTCCTGATCATCGGGGAGATCGACCTCTCCGCCGGATCGGTGAGCGGGATCACCTCCGCCGCCATGGTCGTGCTGAGCATCAACATGGGTTGGCCGCCGGTCCTCGCGATCGTCCTGGCGATCGTGTTCGGCGCCGCGATCGGCCTGTTCCACGGGTTCATCTTCACCAAGCTCGGCGTTCCGTCGTTCGTGCTGACCCTGGGCGGACTGCTCGCCTGGCAGGGCGGCCAGCTCCTCGTCCTCGGCAACCAGGGCACGATCAACATCCCCTACAACGGCGCGATCGCCTCGCTCGCCAACACCACGCTCCCGGCGTGGATCGGCTACGTGATCGCCCTCCTCTACGCGGTGGCCGCGTTCGGCAGGACGTTCCTCACCGCCAGGCGGCGGCTGGAGCGCGGTCTGACCGTGCGACCCCTCACCGGGGGCCTCGTGCGCGCGTCCGTGATCACGGCTCTGATCCTCGCGGCGACAACCGTCTTCGCGCAGTGGCACGGCATCCCGCTGTCGCTGATCATCTTCGTCGGGCTCGTGGTGATGGTCGACGTGCTGCTGCGCGGCACGACGTTCGGCCGCAAGCTGTTCGCCGTCGGCGGCAACGCCGAGGCGGCCCGGCGCGCCGGCATCCAGGTCGGCACGGTCAAGGTCATCGCGTTCACGATCGCCTCGTCGCTCGCGGCCTTCGGCGGTGTGCTCGCGGCCTCGCGCCTGTTCGCGGTCAACCAGGCCAGCGGCGGCAGCGACGTGCTGCTGAACGCGATCGCCGCCGCGGTCATCGGCGGCACAAGCCTGTTCGGCGGGCGCGGCAGCGCATACTCCGCGCTGCTCGGCATGCTCGTCATCGGAGCGGTGTCCAACGGCATGGATCTGCTCAACCAGACCTCCGCCGTCAAGTACGTGATCACCGGCACTGTCCTCGTCGCCGCCGTCGTGATCGATTCCCTGGCACGACGAGGAAGGGCGGCTAGCGGCCGATGA
- a CDS encoding (5-formylfuran-3-yl)methyl phosphate synthase, translating into MLLLISPDSVEEALDCAKAAEYLDIVDVKKPDEGSLGANFPWVIREIRDAVPAEKPVSATVGDVPYKPGTVAQAALGAAVSGASYIKVGLYGCTTPEQAIEVMRGVVRAVKDYRPEAFVVASGYADADRIGCVNPLALPDIARRSGCDAAMLDTAIKDGTRLFDHVPPDVCAEFVRLAHEADLLAALAGSVKVDDLGALTRIGTDIVGVRGAVCEGGDRRTGKIQPRLVAAFRAEMDRHAREYAAAAAAS; encoded by the coding sequence TTGTTGCTCCTCATCTCCCCGGACAGCGTCGAGGAGGCTCTCGACTGCGCGAAGGCAGCGGAGTACCTCGACATCGTCGATGTCAAGAAGCCCGACGAAGGCTCGCTCGGCGCGAACTTCCCGTGGGTCATCAGGGAAATCCGCGATGCGGTCCCGGCGGAAAAGCCGGTGTCCGCCACCGTGGGGGACGTACCGTACAAGCCCGGCACGGTGGCCCAGGCGGCGCTCGGTGCCGCTGTCTCCGGAGCCTCGTACATCAAGGTCGGCCTCTACGGGTGCACGACGCCCGAACAGGCCATCGAGGTCATGCGAGGGGTGGTCCGGGCGGTGAAGGACTACCGGCCGGAAGCGTTCGTCGTCGCCTCGGGCTACGCCGACGCCGACCGGATCGGCTGCGTCAACCCGCTCGCGCTGCCCGACATCGCCCGCCGTTCCGGCTGCGACGCGGCCATGCTCGACACCGCGATCAAGGACGGGACACGGCTGTTCGACCACGTTCCGCCCGACGTCTGCGCGGAGTTCGTCCGGCTGGCCCACGAGGCCGATCTGCTCGCCGCCCTCGCGGGCAGCGTCAAGGTGGACGACCTCGGCGCGCTGACCCGCATCGGCACCGACATCGTGGGGGTGCGTGGGGCGGTCTGCGAGGGGGGTGACCGCAGGACCGGAAAGATTCAGCCACGGCTGGTGGCTGCCTTCCGGGCGGAGATGGACCGGCATGCCCGCGAGTACGCAGCTGCCGCCGCCGCGAGCTGA
- a CDS encoding SIS domain-containing protein: MSVNAFLRQGFVPFKEGVVDQTDRLTEIAPVLRERALAAASAVGRPDRATFIGIGASLAALAAPVAHLSAHGIPSVRLNAAEAGPFDENATLIALSQSGRSRETVDVIRAAPGRKLAVVNVTDSPMASAADSVLTLGDLPDSLASTIGFTASAMAVSMLAETWTDGEPSASWLSLGERLAGFLTVTSAQAEEIADRLSAASIIDLVAPADQYGAAEGGALLLREVTRVPAASFETRQYLHGLMESTHPSTLHIVLDGPDDGQIVRALGSLGRQIVELRTGAPVTHGERTLVVPVEARGPLEIPIFVAALLQQVALRAARARGIDPDEFLFLDTGTKLDDGE, translated from the coding sequence ATGAGCGTCAACGCGTTTCTGCGACAGGGTTTCGTCCCCTTCAAGGAGGGCGTGGTGGACCAGACCGACCGGCTCACCGAAATCGCCCCGGTGCTGCGCGAGCGGGCGCTCGCCGCGGCGAGCGCCGTCGGCCGGCCCGACCGGGCCACTTTCATCGGCATCGGCGCGAGCCTCGCGGCGCTCGCCGCGCCGGTCGCCCACCTGTCGGCACACGGCATCCCGAGTGTCCGGCTCAACGCGGCCGAGGCGGGGCCGTTCGACGAGAACGCCACGCTCATCGCGCTGTCGCAGTCGGGCCGCAGCCGCGAGACGGTCGACGTGATACGCGCGGCCCCGGGCCGCAAACTCGCGGTCGTCAACGTCACCGACTCACCGATGGCCTCCGCCGCCGACTCGGTGCTCACACTCGGCGACCTGCCCGACAGCCTCGCCTCGACGATCGGCTTCACCGCCTCGGCGATGGCCGTGTCGATGCTCGCCGAGACCTGGACCGACGGCGAACCGTCCGCGTCGTGGCTCAGCCTGGGGGAGCGGCTGGCCGGATTCCTCACGGTGACCTCCGCACAGGCCGAGGAGATCGCGGACCGGCTGTCGGCCGCGTCGATCATCGACCTGGTGGCGCCGGCGGACCAGTACGGAGCGGCCGAAGGCGGCGCGCTGCTGCTGCGCGAGGTGACGCGGGTGCCCGCCGCGTCGTTCGAGACACGGCAGTACCTGCACGGGCTGATGGAGTCGACCCACCCCTCGACCCTGCACATCGTTCTCGACGGTCCCGACGACGGGCAGATCGTCCGGGCCCTCGGCTCGCTCGGCCGTCAGATCGTCGAGCTGCGCACCGGCGCTCCCGTCACCCACGGCGAGCGGACCCTGGTCGTGCCGGTCGAGGCGCGCGGCCCCCTGGAGATTCCGATCTTCGTGGCGGCGCTGCTGCAACAGGTGGCGCTGCGCGCGGCGCGGGCGCGGGGGATCGACCCCGACGAGTTCCTCTTCCTCGACACGGGCACCAAGCTCGACGACGGCGAATAG
- the nagA gene encoding N-acetylglucosamine-6-phosphate deacetylase: MRVSARGAVIAGAWVKGDVEVDDGRLVRAGLPSTGTGYVLPGLVDLQVNGYGGVDFNAATAEEFERAFAALTRDGVFHVQPTVITDSADNVVRQLRVLGKLQESAPRGAKVVGVHAEGPFLSPHHRGVHRTEYLRDPDIGVVRRFLDAGPLRTITVAPELPGALELIAWAAREGVIVQAGHSGADTATAYAGFDAGARAVTHLFNGMIAFSHRAPGIAGATLNREEVAIQLIADDIHLARETSLFALKAAEHRIMLVTDAASPAGAGDGAFTVGGFTVTVTEGVPRLPDGTLAGSTVTLLQQVRKLVEHDWPVDRAVNLASRAPARFYGLTGAGELTLGGPADLIVTDENVAVERVLVGGEEFAA, from the coding sequence ATGAGAGTTTCCGCACGTGGCGCCGTCATCGCCGGCGCCTGGGTGAAGGGCGACGTCGAGGTCGACGACGGACGGCTGGTACGCGCCGGCCTGCCGTCGACCGGCACGGGGTACGTTCTGCCCGGCCTGGTGGACCTACAGGTCAACGGGTACGGCGGGGTCGACTTCAACGCGGCGACGGCCGAGGAGTTCGAGCGGGCGTTCGCGGCGCTCACCCGGGACGGCGTCTTCCACGTACAGCCCACCGTCATCACCGACTCCGCGGACAACGTGGTCCGGCAGCTCCGCGTGCTCGGCAAGCTCCAGGAGTCGGCGCCGCGCGGCGCGAAGGTCGTGGGCGTGCACGCCGAGGGCCCGTTCCTGTCCCCGCACCACCGCGGCGTGCACCGCACCGAGTACCTCCGCGACCCCGACATCGGCGTCGTGCGGCGGTTCCTCGACGCCGGGCCGCTGCGCACGATCACCGTCGCCCCCGAACTGCCCGGCGCGCTGGAGCTGATCGCCTGGGCCGCCCGGGAAGGGGTGATCGTGCAGGCCGGGCACTCGGGCGCCGACACGGCGACCGCGTACGCGGGCTTCGACGCGGGCGCCCGCGCGGTCACGCACCTGTTCAACGGGATGATCGCGTTCAGCCACCGCGCCCCCGGCATCGCGGGCGCGACGCTCAACCGGGAGGAGGTCGCCATCCAGCTCATCGCCGACGACATCCACCTGGCGCGCGAGACCTCGCTGTTCGCGCTCAAGGCCGCCGAGCACCGCATCATGCTCGTCACCGACGCCGCGTCCCCCGCCGGGGCGGGCGACGGCGCCTTCACCGTGGGCGGCTTCACGGTCACGGTCACCGAGGGCGTGCCGCGCCTGCCCGACGGCACCCTCGCCGGCAGCACGGTGACGCTGCTTCAGCAGGTGCGCAAGCTCGTCGAGCACGACTGGCCCGTCGACCGCGCGGTGAACCTGGCCAGCCGCGCGCCCGCCCGCTTCTACGGGCTCACCGGCGCGGGGGAGCTGACCCTCGGCGGCCCGGCCGACCTGATCGTGACCGACGAGAACGTCGCCGTCGAGCGCGTCCTGGTCGGCGGAGAGGAGTTCGCGGCGTGA
- a CDS encoding aldehyde dehydrogenase family protein has protein sequence MPTRQPSRTPGTRGGRFAVIDPAAGEAFDEAPDQQPDELDAVVDRAHAAWRGWRADPAARTTALLAAADAVEAAGAELAPLLTREQGKPLAESYAEVARAAARLRYFAELDPGRQPITDGRPVRSEVRWRPLGPVAAIVPWNLPLQLASAKFAPALAAGNTMVLKPSPFTPLATRLLGSVISAALPEDVLTIVTGREPLGARLASHPGIRHVTFTGSIPTGRAVAEGAASSLARVTLELGGNDAAILLDDVEVERIADRLFWAAFRNCGQVCMAVKRVYAPARLHSRVVEALAQRAKTAVVGPGLDPGSQLGPVNNAAQLARVERYTARALADGARAVAGGHRLDRPGYFFAPTILDGVPSDSPVVTEEQFGPVLPVLPYGSLDEAVEAANDTGFGLGGSVWGTDLDRAEAVADRLECGTAWINHHAELSFAQPFAGIKESGVGVAGGPWGLYGNLRPFVVHRPEGT, from the coding sequence ATGCCGACACGTCAGCCCAGCCGCACGCCCGGGACCCGCGGCGGGCGCTTCGCCGTCATCGACCCGGCAGCGGGCGAAGCATTCGACGAGGCCCCCGACCAGCAGCCGGACGAGTTGGACGCCGTCGTCGACCGGGCTCACGCGGCCTGGCGCGGCTGGCGGGCCGACCCCGCCGCCCGCACCACCGCGTTGCTCGCCGCAGCCGACGCCGTGGAGGCGGCCGGGGCCGAACTCGCTCCGCTGCTCACCCGTGAACAGGGCAAACCCCTGGCCGAGTCGTACGCGGAGGTCGCCCGCGCGGCGGCCCGCCTGCGCTACTTCGCCGAGCTGGACCCCGGGCGCCAGCCGATCACCGACGGTCGGCCGGTACGCAGCGAGGTCCGCTGGCGGCCGCTCGGACCCGTCGCCGCGATCGTCCCGTGGAACCTTCCCCTCCAGCTCGCGTCGGCGAAGTTCGCGCCCGCGCTCGCCGCGGGCAACACGATGGTGCTCAAGCCCTCCCCGTTCACGCCCCTCGCCACCCGGCTGCTGGGGTCCGTCATCTCCGCAGCTCTTCCCGAGGACGTACTGACGATCGTCACCGGCCGCGAACCCCTCGGCGCCCGCCTCGCGTCCCATCCGGGAATCCGCCATGTGACCTTCACCGGTTCGATTCCCACCGGGCGGGCGGTCGCGGAGGGCGCGGCGTCCTCGCTCGCCCGGGTCACCCTGGAGCTGGGCGGCAACGACGCGGCCATCCTGCTGGACGACGTGGAGGTGGAGCGGATCGCGGACCGGCTGTTCTGGGCGGCGTTCCGCAACTGCGGGCAGGTCTGCATGGCGGTCAAGCGCGTCTACGCCCCGGCCCGGCTCCATTCCCGAGTGGTCGAGGCTCTCGCACAGCGCGCCAAGACCGCCGTCGTCGGACCGGGGCTCGATCCGGGCTCGCAACTGGGGCCGGTCAACAACGCCGCCCAGCTGGCCCGGGTCGAGCGTTACACGGCCCGGGCCCTGGCGGACGGCGCCCGGGCCGTGGCCGGCGGCCACCGGCTGGACCGACCGGGCTACTTCTTCGCCCCGACGATTCTGGACGGTGTCCCCTCCGACAGCCCGGTCGTGACGGAAGAACAGTTCGGTCCGGTCCTGCCGGTGCTGCCGTACGGAAGCCTCGACGAAGCCGTCGAGGCGGCCAACGACACCGGCTTCGGGCTGGGCGGCTCGGTATGGGGGACCGACCTCGACCGGGCCGAGGCGGTGGCCGACCGGCTGGAATGCGGGACGGCCTGGATCAACCATCACGCCGAACTGTCCTTCGCCCAGCCCTTCGCGGGCATCAAGGAGAGCGGTGTCGGCGTCGCGGGCGGGCCGTGGGGGCTCTACGGGAACCTCAGGCCGTTCGTCGTGCACCGTCCGGAGGGGACGTGA
- a CDS encoding substrate-binding domain-containing protein encodes MAVAAVAAVGALVLASCASGGSDGTDGASGSTGSHTAGNAKKNPIVALLLPENATARYEARDKPTFEKQLAESCPTCQLRYYNAAGDAGKQLSQAESALTEGASVLVIDPVDSNAAGAVVAGARKQGAKVMSYDRVIYNAGVDYGVKFDNVQQGAVGMQSLLDKLKKDGKTSGNVVMMNGDPVDSGAKPEKEGAHSAVDKSGFTVAAEYDTKGWSAANAQNQMQQAITKLGASHIAGVYAGNDGMATGVVAALKSAGVNPMPPVTGLDTQLDAIQNMVAGDLYESTYLPVETEARIGAKAAAALASGKQPSGELLNGTVDDGAHKVPAYLLESIAVTMENMKEILLDSGYLTVDQICTADYQKACVKAGLR; translated from the coding sequence ATGGCTGTTGCGGCGGTGGCCGCGGTCGGAGCCCTCGTACTGGCCTCCTGCGCGTCGGGCGGATCCGACGGAACGGACGGAGCGTCCGGCTCGACCGGGAGCCACACCGCCGGCAACGCCAAGAAGAACCCGATCGTCGCGCTTCTGCTCCCGGAGAACGCGACCGCCCGGTACGAGGCGCGGGACAAGCCGACGTTCGAGAAGCAGCTCGCGGAGAGCTGCCCCACATGTCAGCTCCGGTACTACAACGCGGCCGGGGACGCCGGCAAGCAGCTCAGCCAGGCCGAGTCGGCGCTGACCGAGGGGGCGAGCGTGCTGGTGATCGACCCCGTCGACTCCAACGCCGCCGGGGCCGTGGTCGCCGGCGCCCGCAAGCAGGGCGCGAAGGTCATGAGCTACGACCGCGTCATCTACAACGCGGGCGTGGACTACGGAGTGAAGTTCGACAACGTCCAGCAGGGCGCCGTCGGCATGCAGTCGCTGCTCGACAAGCTGAAGAAGGACGGCAAGACCTCCGGCAACGTCGTCATGATGAACGGCGACCCCGTCGACTCGGGCGCCAAGCCGGAGAAGGAAGGCGCGCACAGCGCCGTCGACAAGTCCGGCTTCACCGTCGCCGCCGAGTACGACACCAAGGGCTGGTCGGCCGCCAACGCGCAGAACCAGATGCAGCAGGCCATCACCAAGCTGGGCGCGTCCCACATCGCCGGCGTCTACGCGGGCAACGACGGCATGGCCACCGGTGTCGTCGCCGCGCTGAAGAGCGCCGGCGTCAACCCGATGCCGCCCGTCACGGGTCTGGACACGCAACTCGACGCCATCCAGAACATGGTGGCCGGCGACCTGTACGAGAGCACGTACCTCCCGGTCGAGACCGAGGCGCGGATCGGCGCCAAGGCGGCCGCCGCGCTCGCCAGCGGGAAGCAGCCCTCCGGTGAGCTGCTCAACGGCACCGTCGACGACGGCGCTCACAAGGTGCCCGCCTACCTGCTCGAATCCATCGCCGTGACGATGGAGAACATGAAGGAGATCCTGCTCGACAGCGGCTATCTGACCGTCGACCAGATCTGCACGGCCGACTACCAGAAGGCGTGCGTCAAGGCGGGACTCCGCTAA
- a CDS encoding ROK family protein has protein sequence MTSFPTSDAARVVAVDLGGTTARAALVDRSGVLTARLKEPVRHGAAHEQVADLMARVAAGTDAVSAVVGLPGRVDHVQGRLHVARNLPSTDLGRLSAAYLAEATGLAVELAGDAELAAIGETYFGAGSTTGTTAYLTLSTGVGAAVVSDGRVLSGRVSGFQIGFLHLLGAGRPMIEDLGSGQRVREVARELGRDVDYRALTELASGTGTGPKTRHARELAAGALADIADAAAAAAILLCHVVSPDVLVVGGGVARAAGAHLLDELDRRIRDTAASHVSWDVEVRAALCGDDAGLAGAAAWHLAKPIAVAAAADRPGMKGNRR, from the coding sequence GTGACCTCCTTCCCCACCAGCGATGCCGCCCGGGTCGTGGCAGTCGACCTGGGCGGCACCACGGCCCGCGCGGCGCTCGTCGACCGAAGCGGTGTCCTGACCGCCCGGCTCAAGGAGCCCGTCCGGCACGGCGCGGCGCACGAGCAGGTCGCCGACCTCATGGCTCGGGTCGCGGCCGGTACGGACGCCGTCTCGGCGGTCGTCGGCCTGCCGGGACGGGTGGACCACGTCCAGGGCCGTCTGCACGTGGCGCGGAACCTGCCGTCCACCGACCTCGGCCGTCTGTCCGCCGCGTACCTCGCCGAGGCCACCGGACTGGCCGTCGAGCTGGCCGGTGACGCCGAACTGGCCGCGATCGGCGAGACGTACTTCGGCGCCGGATCCACCACCGGGACGACGGCCTATCTCACCCTCTCGACGGGGGTCGGCGCGGCGGTGGTGAGCGACGGCCGCGTGCTGTCGGGACGCGTGTCGGGGTTCCAGATCGGCTTCCTGCACCTGCTCGGCGCCGGACGTCCCATGATCGAGGACCTCGGCTCGGGACAGCGCGTGCGCGAGGTCGCGCGTGAACTCGGCAGGGACGTCGACTACCGCGCCTTGACCGAGCTTGCCTCCGGAACCGGCACCGGACCGAAGACGCGGCACGCCCGCGAGCTGGCGGCCGGCGCGCTCGCCGACATCGCCGACGCGGCGGCCGCCGCCGCGATCCTCCTGTGCCACGTCGTCTCGCCCGACGTACTGGTGGTCGGCGGCGGGGTCGCCCGCGCGGCCGGCGCCCACCTTCTCGACGAACTCGACCGTCGCATCCGCGACACCGCGGCCTCGCACGTCTCCTGGGACGTCGAGGTACGCGCCGCCCTGTGCGGTGACGACGCCGGCCTCGCCGGCGCGGCCGCGTGGCACCTCGCCAAGCCGATCGCGGTCGCCGCCGCGGCGGACCGACCCGGCATGAAAGGCAACCGCCGATGA
- a CDS encoding N-acetylmannosamine-6-phosphate 2-epimerase, with product MNLLPRGLIVSLTPSPQSPWQHIDDVVRLAAAAQAGGAVAVKMDGPDAVRAVKRALPGFPVLAVSIDGSHGGVVRITPTRDHAAALVDAGADVVELEADSAARRHDGQDLSELVASFVALGRPVKAGVPGIDDARTAVEAGAALVSSSTMGYPAKANTGPLPDLGLVATLVAAAGVPVVAERGYSTPDDVRAAIDAGAHAVVVGSAIVDPVWLTARFAGAAYATTP from the coding sequence GTGAACCTCCTTCCCCGCGGGCTGATCGTCTCGCTCACCCCGTCGCCGCAGTCGCCCTGGCAGCACATCGACGACGTCGTCCGGCTCGCCGCCGCCGCGCAGGCCGGCGGCGCCGTCGCCGTGAAGATGGACGGCCCGGACGCCGTGCGCGCCGTGAAGCGCGCCCTCCCCGGCTTCCCCGTGCTCGCTGTCAGCATCGACGGCTCGCACGGCGGGGTCGTCCGCATCACGCCGACGCGGGACCACGCGGCCGCGCTGGTGGACGCCGGCGCCGACGTCGTCGAACTGGAGGCGGACTCGGCCGCGCGTCGCCACGACGGGCAGGACCTGTCCGAGCTGGTCGCGTCGTTCGTCGCGCTCGGCAGGCCGGTCAAGGCGGGTGTGCCGGGGATCGACGACGCGCGCACCGCCGTGGAGGCGGGCGCCGCGCTGGTGAGCTCGTCGACGATGGGCTACCCCGCCAAGGCGAACACCGGCCCGCTGCCCGACCTCGGGCTCGTGGCGACCCTCGTGGCCGCCGCCGGGGTGCCGGTCGTCGCCGAGCGCGGCTACTCGACGCCGGACGACGTGCGCGCGGCCATTGACGCGGGCGCGCACGCCGTCGTGGTCGGCTCGGCCATCGTCGACCCCGTCTGGCTGACTGCCCGTTTCGCCGGCGCGGCGTACGCCACCACTCCGTAG
- a CDS encoding GntR family transcriptional regulator — translation MSTSPALHRKVAQHLRERIESGVIAPGSRMPSERVLAEQFDVSRVTVRQALKDLEVAGLVKVIAGARWVRGETSAPASLRPAEPEAESIEEGATGLVSFSDLASANGLTSSSKVLKCLTRASSLDEADLLGVAPGAPIVELVRLRHLDGIPTLIDFSLIPEGLAPGLGEHDFTTASLYRTLAEQYGLHAVRADCVIEARGASAEIAESLGLAPGDPILEIVQTTFDENRRVVQWCRSVYRGDRYRFRAALQGQAGRAHRPPTAAEPTGRGAVPHIARLYP, via the coding sequence ATGTCTACTTCGCCAGCACTGCACCGTAAGGTGGCGCAGCACCTCAGGGAACGCATCGAATCGGGGGTGATCGCCCCCGGTTCGAGAATGCCCTCCGAGCGGGTTCTCGCTGAGCAGTTCGACGTCAGCCGGGTCACCGTCCGCCAGGCATTGAAGGACCTGGAGGTGGCCGGTCTGGTCAAGGTCATCGCGGGTGCCCGGTGGGTGCGGGGAGAGACGTCGGCGCCGGCCTCGCTCCGGCCCGCCGAGCCGGAGGCGGAGTCGATCGAGGAGGGCGCCACCGGGCTCGTGAGCTTCTCGGACCTCGCGTCCGCGAACGGCCTGACGTCCAGTTCGAAAGTGTTGAAGTGCCTCACTCGCGCGAGTTCGCTCGACGAGGCGGACCTGCTGGGTGTCGCGCCGGGTGCTCCCATCGTCGAACTGGTCCGGCTGCGGCACCTCGACGGCATCCCCACCCTGATCGACTTCTCGCTCATCCCGGAGGGCCTGGCGCCCGGACTGGGCGAACACGATTTCACGACCGCTTCCCTCTACCGCACGCTCGCCGAGCAGTACGGCCTGCACGCGGTCAGAGCCGATTGCGTCATCGAAGCGCGCGGCGCGTCCGCCGAGATCGCCGAAAGCCTCGGCCTTGCCCCGGGCGACCCCATCCTGGAGATCGTCCAGACCACGTTCGACGAGAACCGCCGGGTCGTGCAGTGGTGCCGCAGCGTCTACCGCGGCGACCGCTACCGCTTCCGCGCCGCCCTCCAGGGCCAGGCCGGCCGCGCGCACCGCCCCCCAACCGCCGCGGAGCCGACCGGCCGCGGCGCCGTACCGCACATAGCGAGGTTGTATCCATGA
- a CDS encoding ATP-binding cassette domain-containing protein, protein MTPTVERAGEHPPPVLQLEHISKSFGAVQALSDVSMSVAAGEVVALVGDNGAGKSTLIKTIAGAHPRDGGTMAVNGRPVSPRKPMDSTRLGIATVYQDLALCDNLDIVANLFLGREKHHGGFLSALDMEQIAVGLLKRLSVKIKDLRAPVSSLSGGQRQSVAIARSLLGEPRMVILDEPTAALGVEQTAEVLELIERLRAEGHAVLMVSHNLADVFDVADRIVCLRLGRSVTEFPVEGTTEEQVVAAITGVADSSAQKRRKRRRDRAEEG, encoded by the coding sequence ATGACACCGACCGTTGAAAGGGCGGGAGAACATCCGCCGCCCGTGCTCCAGTTGGAGCACATCAGCAAGAGCTTCGGCGCCGTGCAGGCGCTCAGCGACGTCAGCATGAGCGTCGCCGCAGGAGAGGTCGTGGCGCTCGTCGGCGACAACGGGGCCGGCAAGTCCACCCTGATCAAGACGATCGCCGGCGCCCACCCCCGCGACGGCGGCACCATGGCGGTGAACGGCCGACCGGTGTCCCCGCGCAAGCCTATGGACTCGACGCGCCTCGGTATCGCGACCGTCTACCAGGACCTCGCGCTGTGCGACAACCTCGACATCGTCGCCAACCTGTTCCTCGGGCGCGAGAAGCACCACGGGGGCTTCCTGAGCGCGCTCGACATGGAGCAGATCGCCGTCGGGCTGCTCAAGCGGCTCTCCGTCAAGATCAAGGACCTGCGCGCACCCGTCTCGTCGCTTTCGGGCGGGCAGCGCCAGTCGGTCGCCATCGCGCGGTCCCTGCTCGGTGAGCCGCGCATGGTCATCCTGGACGAGCCCACCGCGGCGCTCGGCGTCGAGCAGACCGCCGAAGTGCTCGAACTCATCGAGCGGCTGCGCGCCGAGGGGCACGCCGTCCTCATGGTGAGCCACAACCTCGCCGACGTCTTCGACGTGGCGGACCGGATCGTCTGCCTGCGGCTCGGGCGCAGCGTCACCGAGTTCCCCGTCGAGGGGACCACAGAAGAGCAGGTCGTCGCCGCCATCACGGGCGTCGCCGACAGCAGTGCCCAAAAGCGCCGGAAGCGGCGCCGCGACCGGGCCGAGGAAGGATGA